Sequence from the Trichomycterus rosablanca isolate fTriRos1 chromosome 10, fTriRos1.hap1, whole genome shotgun sequence genome:
CGATTAGACTCGTCACTACTGGAACAGTCCAAGATGAAGATCCTCCAGACGCTGAACTCGGGCTCGATCAAAGAGCTGAAGAGCCTGCAGCTCATCGGGGACAAGAAAGCCAAACTCATCCTGGGGTGGAGGGAGATCAACGGAGACTTCACACAGGTACGGTCACTAAGACGAGGGTCTGGAACCTTCCGTTGGTCCTTCTGATCATCCTTGCACCATCGTTCTGACTGATGTTCTGTATTTAGGTGGAAGATTTAAAGAAGCTTGAAGTTATTACAGATAAACGTTTCTCCTCCTTCATTAAGGTAAGTGGCGTCGCTATAAAACGCTGCGTTACTGCACAGATTCCTGCGGCTTTCAAAGCTGCtcaacttttatttatattttctttcaCACAGGCCAACATTCTCAGCGTGATGGGCAAGTGAGCCGGCGTCCGTGTGTGGAGGAGGAAATCAAAACGCTTGTTCGCTTTAAAGACTTTTTACCCAACCGACTGTGTACCATACGAACCCCTTTAtccagaaatgttgggacactttttaaaatgcagtaaaaatctAAAAACCCCAATAGAATAGTGACGCCTGCAGCACACTCGAGAATGCTCATCGCGGGACGTCACCGGGTCTCATTCTGTCCACACAACACGATGGCTTTGTAAACGCAGAGTACGTGTgctggaccggcctgcctgcagtccagatccgcCTCCTATAGTAAACACCagcgcatcatgaagaggagaatcggaCGGCGGCAtgcatggactgttgagcagctgaagctgtatcaagcaagaacggAGAGAAATTGATGGAACACGGGCGAACACGCCCCCGTCTTGACTTTTTTTGGAGTCTGTTACAGGGATCAGATTCTaaacgtgtttctatttacaaactagaaTGAAGTCGATCAGTGAAACATTTGAACACGTCACACGTTTcggtttttattgcttttttagaacttgtcccaacttttctggaaatagggtgCATTTTAAAGTTTTACATTGATTTATGTACATACTTTAccttgtatttttttctgttttactggacggctttagttttatttaaatgtgtacatgtgttgtGCATTTTATCCAGCTTTGCATTAATAAACCCCCACTGTGTCTATTTCATTTTGTCTTACGGCTCAGTTCAGTATGAATGCATTTGCCCCaaaattgttattttatttaaaataaaaagctcaACACTGTTTTCTGTCGGGTGTAAAATTAGCTGAGTTATGCAAGAGACTTAATGAAGGAAATAATGCACAAGACAGAATGCTGCAGGAATATAATGACTTGAGGGCAGAATCATGCTGTTTGATGCATAAACTGTTTACTGGAtccttttttacttatttatttaacacaaaTGTTCAGCAGGTAAAAACTGAACGATAAACAAACTGATTTTACTCTCACCAAaaattaactgttttttttttttttttttattaaatgtaaaggttgggtgtttatttattcacttacacaGTAATAATAAACGGATGCTCTTCGGgtttatttattacagcaaTTTACTGTATAAGGTGTAAGTGAAGGTTTTTTAAAAGCTTCAGTCCTGGAGGAATTCTGCATTTCAGATTCGATTAAGAATAATAAAGGACATGATAATTATGAGCTAACCCAGTCGTTTTGGTATAGTATAGgacattttaaactttataGCACAGGCCTTCaggattgtgtttttttttattaataataataataataatattagtaataatatctGGTATAAGCTGTTTGTGAAGTGCAGTCTTGCACGTTTAATGTGATGTTTTTGCAGTAATGCTGTAGATTCAATAGGGGGCGACAAACCACCGGTTTagtgtttatattaatattttaacattCAAAATAGACGATATTTTTATAACTAAACtggcaaaaataaacaaacctaTTAGatttttactctatttactaTATCTACTTTACTatattttactgtatgtttaagtTTTGTTACCGAGCACGAATCAGTGAAGGTTTATAGACCTCTTAATACAGGTGCATCtcaaaaacacttttatttgttcttttgtgTTCATAATTGAATTCAAAATGCAGACTGTCAGATATTCTATGTTCATTACACGTAAAGTAACACATTTTAAGCTTCTTTGTTTTCTTATTTAATGTTGATTTGTATTATAATCTAAATTTGAGATGCACATGTCAGATGCACCTTTTTTGGCTGCGTTTATTTAAAATTCATTGCTTTTTAGGTCTATTAGGTTTAATTTTACACCACAAGCACAATTCGAGCACAAATCAGGAGCTCTCAGCTCAGGGCTTCCCTGGGGCTCTTCAACATCCAAATGAATACTAACACACTTATTAGTATGATAAAGTAGTACGCTAGACCTGGCTCATCTTTCATAAATACTAGTATAAAACAGAATGTGTGAACGAATAACCATGTAACtagattataaataaataaataaaatctaaagtAGCTCAATAAGGGCGTAAACTGACTGATTGTGTGTTGTTTATGACAAAAACATCCATCCATGTCGTCGTTTGTGCTGTCGGAGCAGTATGCATACTAGCGCACTAAACAGTACGCCGAGGTAGCACACAGGTCGTAGCGGTTGCTATGGTTACCGTGTCTCCATCACAGTGTAATCCACGCTGCGCACTATTTTCACATACTGTGTAGTAGGCTAGTATAGATTCTCACGTAGCCTTGCACTTTCTCACCACTCCGCCCCCCAGATTCTCCTCTTCTGTTCCTCTCCAGCATCCCATCATCACACACGGGAACAGGAGCTCCTCTCAGAGATGTCAAGCCCGTTTTCTGGGGGGCTTTGTCATTTTTTGGGACTGTTATAGAGGGAAGAATCGCACGGATGGGATCTGTGTGAGTGAGGTACGTGTTTGGCACCTTGAGCTCCTGATGTGTCAACAACGTGCATGCGTTTagaatggtggtggtggtggtgggggggtgtTCGATTCCATTCTTTGTCTTGTTTTGCACCATGGTAATGTGCATCCTTGCTGTGATGTGCAGTTATTGATGCTGATCCTGTGCTCTGTTGCATGTGCAGTAGTTCTGTGCAGGCTGTTGTTTTTTGTGCATGCATTCTGCTGGTTGGATTGTATGAAACATGGATTGGTGATGGTGTTATGAATGATGGCACATGCCATGGTGCTACCCTCCCAGTGTCCGTATGGCTCTGTGCATCCCTGTGGTTTTGTTCCTCTGCCCTTATGCTCACAGATTCACTGATACTGGACtttaatttatgtgtaaatcTAATATGATCTTATTTTGTgctgtttatttgtattattcaataCTCACATTTCTGATTTATGGTCCTTATTGcataaataatgaattttaGGTTCAAGCATGTGCATTAACAATAAGATTTGGAAATCAGACAAACTGATTCATCCTTTAATTACAAAGGAAGAGTcacattttcttcttttatttcagaatagAATTTACAGTGTCAGCGTTTTGGAATGAAAAATGTCCTTTATCcccaataaaaaatatttttgagaAAAAGCCAGATgatttactatattattattattattgttgttgttgttattattttgcctattattttcattaatatttttattttatttttcattgttatgattattattagtattggtattattattattttattattattttatttattcttattattatatttattattattattattattatttatttctgttattattttatttattttttattcttattattttattgtatttatttactattattatttattcatttattattattattcttattttatttatttattcttattatttattcttattattattttattgtatttattcttattcttattttatttattattattatttattattataattattattattattgcatttatttactattattatttattcatttaatatcattacttttattattaccagCCAGAGAAATCATCACTACCGTGACTGTCTGTATCATGCAGGGTGGTCAGGACTCAAGAACCAACATGGCAGCATAAAACAACTGCATGATTTAttcatgaaaaagcattttaaggaataTAGAGAACATCTTTCCTTTCTTGATACAGGCATCATAACACTGTCACGTTGTTTTTGCACTTGACAAATAGTCCGAAGGCAAAACACAGTAAAATTACACAGAATTATCTGTTTGAGAAAACAATACACGACTCTCTGCctttaatactttaatttgATATGATGGAACAGATTCAAATCTGAACAAAATGAAtctcgtgtgtgtttgtgaagcGCAGGAATCTGTGAGGGGTCTGAAGTGTGATCTTGCATTTTTTTAACTCGTATCGTCCCCTCCACACTCTAGGTGGACTTGCTGTGAATACTCCATCCTAAACATCACTACCGGCAGGCGAGCGTCCGGACAGCAGCTCTATTCAGGCCTCGCTCTTCGTGGACATGGATAACCACCAGGCCCTGACAGACTCGCTGCTCGGCCCTCAGGACGGGGAGCCGTCGGCCGGTCAGACCCCGGGCCCCGTTACTGCTCAGCCGGCCGAGACGACCTGCTCGGCTCAGAGATCCGACTCGTTCCCCTGCCTGAAGCCCCTCTCTTTACCCCAGCAAAGCCAAGGAGAGGTGCAGCGGTCAGGAGAGGTCATGGTGGCCATCAAAGAGAAGACTGAGAACGGTAACGGTTTGTTCTGGTTTATTGGGGTTTGGGTTGTTTGAAATGCAGGAGCTTTTATATGAAGTGGTAATATTTACAATTCCTGACATCTCGCAAGAATTTATATGAAGCATGTTAGTGGGAATCTGTGCATCTTtattcaaaacagcattttcgAGGCCTGATTaacagtgttccaattcatcccaaatgtccGAAGGTGTTCCAAGGTTAAgatcagggatctgtgcaggccactggagtctcTGTACACTAAACTCTTTAAACTGGGACTTTATGGACCCTGTTataaaccccacacagactatacagaaaggaccttgtCCACCCAGTCCTgctggggaattgaacccagactCTTCTCAGAACCTCAGTTTCACAAAATAATGCAAAATTTTGGGTTCCACGTTTcttacagctgtgacagtgactcctactggcTGGTTGAGGCGCTGGCACAAGTGGAGGAACAATACAtggttaaaaaatgtttttttgcgGCCAGCGAGGGCGACCTGCTGTGGGCGAAATTTGGCAGAGCACCCCGGAAAAGTTGAGCATAAATAAAGCGAGTGCAAAGAGCGAATCTTCTcccatatttaaaaataaaactcgCTTCAATCGAATGTTTGTGATGCTGTTACTGCAAAAACACTGCAGTGATGTCGGAACAGTAACCACGACTTACAGCCCAGTGTCAGTTCTGCACAATGCTCCGTGCTCTGGACCTTAATGCACCAACAATACACTGTTCCACGCATGACCGGCCACTGAGGGATTTCCTGAACCTGAAAGCTAAATGGACAGATGATTTATTTACAGAGGCTGCCGTGACGTCCTATAAATAACCCGCTATTCATTAAACGTGGTGGTTTGTGGTGAACAACCTCTCTGTGTGAGCATTACTTGTAGTGGCCTGACAGGCTGCTGAGCTGGACGTTTTCATTATTCAGGACGTGGAGGAGAAGCTCTTGACATGTTAGGttcaggagagagagagagtgaggagCAGGATTTATTTATGTGGGTGTCCACTTAATGTAATTAAAGTGCAGTTTCATTGTGTCACATAAATCTGTGGTTGAAATTAAGAACGAGAGGAATAAAGAGGACAGAGGTTAGACGGAGGATTAAAACGGGATTTTAAAATCACTCCAGTGCAGGTTTCTATCTGTGTAGGTTGAAGAACCTTCACGCTGAGTCAGGACAGACGTGGTGGCTTTTTTGCCGATGGTTTTAAATACCCGGTTTAGATCACATTTCCTTTCTGACGCTCCATCAGGATCAGTGCTGAATCCTGCTGATAACGCTCCTCTCTCTCCTGCAGGTCACGCCGTCTACTCGTCCTCAGAAGCTATAACGTCAGTGCCCAGGCGACACCACTCGGTGCCCCACGCTCACCCCCCTCGCTTTAACCGCACGCGGAAGGGTAGCAGGTCGAGCTCCATAGCTTACACGGCGTTCTCTCCCCGGCCCTCCATCTCCCGCCACTCCAGTTTGGCCACCAACCCGCCGCTCGACCGCTCCAAGCCCAAAGACTACCTCATCCTGGCCATCATCGCCTGCTTCTGCCCTGCCTGGCCCATCAACATCGTGGGATTCGTCTACTCCGTCATGGTGAGCAGAAATCCTGAATTTAATCCTGAATTTAATCCTGAATTTAATCCTGAATTTAATCCTGGATTTAACAGCTCGGCTGGTGCAGCGGTGAGGTATATTAGCTCAGTACTGCTGAGGTCCGAGTGGCTGAAACAACCGAGCTGTTGGGAGGTGaacagtgcgctctcagtgcaggtcccaaacccAGACAGAAATAGGAGGACTGTGTCAGGAAGAGCATACGGTGTAAAAACTGAGTctggtagtaataataataacaatataaataataataataatgataataacataaaactgataataataatgataacaatagtaataataacaataaataatattaataacaataatattaataacaacaacaacaacaataataataataatacatttaacattaatactagtaataatataataaagatataatacaatattaataataattataatatcaatgataataatagtgataataattattaaaataataataataataataataatagcaataataataataataataataatcatgaagTTAAATTAAGTGCTTTTCAAACACCCATGGACGCTTTACATTAGAAAGCAAGTCAATAATGAAGAagacaaaaacaataaatgtaagACTCTGTACGAACACAACTTCTGTCTGTACCCGTGCAGTCCCGGAACAGTCTGGAACAGGGGAACATCGATGGAGCCCGGCGGCTGGGTCGGGTCGCCAAACTCCTCTCTACCGTCTCAGTGGTCGGCGGGGTCATCATCATAGTGGCCTGTGTCGTCAATTTATCAAGTAAGTCTTCATTCAGGAACCTTCTCTAGGTCTCGTTTTATTTCACATCACACATGacaaaatgttccaacttttccTTAAATGaggttattaattaattacacattttaattttacattgtGTGTTTATGCTATGttatctccacacagaaataaaGTCGTTCTTTCTCTCTGGGTGTTTTTACAGTAAATGTGAAATCCTGAGTTGTGCTACTGCTCCTGCTGGAATTCAGCTCCACATCAGACCACCGACCCGGAAGACCACGACACTGTCTGTCTCACCGCCGCTCTGACGTAAAAACAGAATGCTTTGtttatggacacacacacacacaccttgatTACGCTCTAATTAACAGGAGTGTTAATGCGAAGATGCGTTTAACCTAAAACACCACCATGAGAAATGGAGCAGAAATCCCCATGATGATATTATAGACGTCATTCTCAGCTTTCAGGGTCTGCAAGCAAAACATCGAGTAACAAAAGCTAGAATTTGATAGTGAGTCCGGGTATTCCTGCTGTGGATAGGACGAACAATTTAGTTTAGTAATATAAATCTCACTTTTTTTTGCTTAACAGGAGAGTTTAAACCTGAGAATGTTTGAATCACTGCTGAGTCTGAAGAACTGAAGGCAGTTCATGATTGAATATGGAAGTTGAACTAATTTTTATAGTCGGTATGGAGTACTATGTTTTGGATTGATGTGGTGACCtttttcatcatcatcattgttATTACCTGCCaagcacccacacagacacgattggctgtgcctgaggtgGGGAGGTGAAATGGGCTCTGCTCACGTATcgtagtgtgtgactctccaatCAGATGTGAGTGTAACGTGTTATTTTTGCAGGAATCATTTTAAGCTGCATGGTCATAATCTGATCGCCTCAGCTTATCAAACAACAAACGACCATAATTATTAAACTTCCTTAAATATTCTCCTTATTTTTGCATTAAAATTTGCTcgctaaataaaataagatgCAATAAGTTGCATAAAGGTTCTGGCTCTGaaactgttttaaaaataaacgtACAGTACATGTAGCCAATTTTGCTCAAGAATATGCAAGTATTTGAATTAATTCTTGGAAGGTTCGAGGACATGACGGCTGTGTGTATATCACAGGTTTTTGTATATAGACTTTATATACTGTGATCTTTTGTACTGAGAAGTATTGTAGGGTTTGAATAAACACTGTGTGAACTTATAAATATTTGTAAGTGGTTGAAGAACAATGAAACCTCATGATTTGTATTATGTTAAGTATTAGTTAGTTATTTCTGTACTTTCCATAGGAATAATGGTCTCTTGTGTAGTTAGTTGTGATATATATTCTACTCACAAACCAAATTACCATTATAtagccatccatccaactacAAATCCATTCAATCCATTTTTGAGTTGAATGGAATTACGGTAGCAAACTGTGGTATGATCTATACATGTAGTATTACACCTGAAGTATGTACAGGTTTTCTGACCcactctgtgtatgtgtgtgtttatagatAATGGTAATTTAGTTTATGAGTAGTTATTCACAATGCGGTAACAAATAATATCACTACATGAGTACTTTCTTTACATTGCTGTTAACTGACTGTATTTTTGCACTTGTGTGTATAACAGTTATACAATATATTACCGCTTTTAGTAAGACAGACACTTATTCTCTGTTGACTGTCTGTCCTAGGATGACGTGGTAGATTAGTTATTGCATTGTAGGTACTAGCATCTGACAAACGCTGCACTTATATTTGCATGTCCTTATTTTTAAGTCCTGCATATTATAGCCTTCGCAGTTTGTATCTTCCTGACAgattaatgaaaataaactgTGTAAACAACGaacaggctttgtgtttttctttcttatttatacattatacaacTGTACTCATTGATTGGTTGCTGGAAAACCTTTCAGCTTCTGATTTTTAATAAACTCGACAGGAGGAAATGGTGATTAGTTGatgattcttttattttaaaaagcaggAAAGATGAATTTCAGGATTTTTGGACTAAAGTATCACAAGTCGCCTCTAAATGTGGTGAGTAGAACCTTCGTTAATGTGCTACGTTTTGTTTCATCACAATTAAATCAATTAAGATTTAAATTTAGTGTGCTGTAGACACGATCCTGACTACCACTgtcatgccctcctttttggggtctgatgttcctcctttttatggtctgatgtccttgtttt
This genomic interval carries:
- the prrt2 gene encoding trafficking regulator of GLUT4 1, whose translation is MVAIKEKTENGHAVYSSSEAITSVPRRHHSVPHAHPPRFNRTRKGSRSSSIAYTAFSPRPSISRHSSLATNPPLDRSKPKDYLILAIIACFCPAWPINIVGFVYSVMSRNSLEQGNIDGARRLGRVAKLLSTVSVVGGVIIIVACVVNLSINVKS